In one Gadus morhua chromosome 7, gadMor3.0, whole genome shotgun sequence genomic region, the following are encoded:
- the ttc3 gene encoding E3 ubiquitin-protein ligase TTC3 isoform X2, whose translation MSDSDSGSEYLDCGDLRRQTQRIFGHDFPVLTLHPSEETYKTWHSFPLSVRLKHGKALKVCSFWLPMVLQRQRVNSTTRWAMQVGFIDTVESDLELTHVYKIEVIESVLRALDRGCVSLDNTKHLIWISNNLNLHVPEVLDDALQWLQRTGEPNICQQVLDLGPKEICFLAIQYIFAEYAQFVQSMGVNAEGMVRALTRHHNEADKVKSEDMKTKGNTFFQKKDYGAAIKCYTQAIRHTPENHMVYANRALCYIRVEKYLKAVGDGKRATLLEPFWAKGHYRYCEALFSLKEHRKAIEANELAQFICIPSGDGLKDLVQQKKKFISEMTEKAGPLPETKNKRQGISSKSNPGTSLPSTDMPAVKVDTKLATGKVPHVKAKKTNPGLKEGITPAMINSKLSKQQKSETDRSKNEGPKVVMTNKSNNEKDHSKEKNVAKSPKTNVACIAALRSAVQDGYVALADLRCWLAEKAFSQALALLQTTPPKDLGISTLDEAVLHYGRASALIEIGQPQELGEALREFDIIKTFEKRTFECLVYYGIGRVYFKENRFKDALAHFTDSMQMVTKRITPGKLTWPLTKEIVKETQLDYFKESLLELMASCQFPPMPDAICRHGNCIGPIKTAIYFTDPDFKGFIRLVCCQGCVVEYHISCWKSLKTTLFSDSNEKDFLQRDCLTPDCKSSICSIQIYGSTGLIKCKFETVIRKPERLRKFRVNQKCTSLKNLQSKEERKLRRKQAKQVSKDTIITDSNDRQKERDAAREEQSCQEAGPSSGRSLLRDRGLFQLQQNRELLGERRGDDLPALVARLMPWVELDSSKGNAVAARILGMGPSQVETLGQVVDLLLERENRVWARVLIEFLGGSLKWARRLDNEGLNAARVFMETHAGHLELIDPSSLLHFAPMKMLRKFESQPELLRQPGITFPQYLKGAPAQDWRVFIWTLEEHRGQFECCHTMLDEFFDILDGDCVIMKKSDNLNENNSPVKTRNKRRKKKPKDQKAVLVPSGMRGGTQRHEQDFFDDDDSLSYLGSGDPFSVPDHLRDQVASFESHYNPPTPKTILDDNPDPTEESLYDYFAQILEEHGPLGAGDPLLLGQLDLFPPEARQRIQRSGGFRAFLLQSPRFVLMGEHIGLDRPAVSLQGAWGRGLDHRDKLQPQSTGRPATSSPNDEYQQLLSLPCPYPYYADQTPSSRSASADCVSNSSGTTGSDAGVNTSHHFNHSSGSDSGDLEPKSSEACRADCEDVAVNAEYGCEQHNEVAQKCRDLDHRLQYLEKAVQHKRTVAALEKDIEETNTNIQVTNKEVELFQQKLEEMVRRDQKEKRANQEELKALKMESEELAGQQARLSRSLQEKRIKYDKQLRDFCDLSNQSAAEKMSLEDEIKRCRDLCTKAAARSRKAELSTLEINQKQSLHCLNKSLSDSLEILLKLEEVAPRYPPQVMGVFQLRWRQCVQEAREKISVVESQYQEQAEQVKRGARLSALPPIRVPNAPEPPVAVTFSSIQKLSFAEGHNVPLAQSQHRSEPLPCGPSQAQSWGSTQVQAAEAPQVPVYPPPSQRNRPLEPQQATKFDKILEQLGIMFPDYSRQELMKSVHTFRRSNGGALTTVTFEDVINGVSQIILDHQGLDYSAQPPNAGSGVRQQNGTSAALPPASHVWLPLGTPRHCPTNALNMEDPCIICHDDMPPESVCVLQCRHSFHKECIRSWLKEQSTCPTCRKHALLPEDFPMLAGRWPTGRPAPSFS comes from the exons ATGTCAGATTCAGACTCCGGTTCTGAATATCTTGATTGCGGGGATCTCAGGAGACAGACACAACGT ATATTTGGTCATGACTTTCCAGTTTTAACCCTACATCCGTCAG aggaGACGTATAAAACGTGGCACAGCTTTCCTCTTAGTGTCAGATTGAAACATGGCAAGGCGCTGAAGGTGTGTTCCTTCTGGCTTCCCATGGTGCTGCAGCGCCAGCGGGTCAACAGCACTACCCGCTGGGCCATGCAAGTGGGCTTCATAGACACAGT tGAAAGTGACTTGGAGTTGACCCACGTGTACAAGATAGAAGTTATTGAGTCTGTTCTCAGAGCACTGGACAGAGGATGT GTCAGTTTGGACAACACCAAGCACCTGATTTGGATTAGCAATAATTTGAACTTG CATGTCCCAGAGGTACTTGATGATGCCCTACAGTGGCTACAGCGAACAGGAGAGCCCAACATCTGCCAACAAGTTCTGGATCTTGGCCCCAAAGAAATCTGCTTCCTTGCAATACAATACATCTTTGCAGAAT ACGCTCAGTTTGTTCAGTCCATGGGCGTTAATGCAGAAGGAATGGTGAGAGCCTTGACTCGTCATCACAATGAGGCCGACAAAGTG AAAAGTGAAGATATGAAAACGAAAGGGAATACATTCTTTCAAAAGAAAGATTACGGGGCTGCTATTAAGTGTTACACTCAAGCCATCAGACATAC CCCTGAGAACCATATGGTGTATGCAAACCGAGCCTTGTGTTATATCCGTGTTGAGAAATATTT AAAAGCTGTTGGAGATGGAAAACGAGCCACTTTGCTTGAGCCATTCTGGGCAAAG GGTCACTACCGTTACTGTGAGGCATTGTTCTCCCTTAAAGAGCACAGAAAAGCCATCGAAGCTAATGAATTAGCACAGTTCATTTGCATACCCAGCGGGGATGGTCTGAAGGACCTTGTGCAGCAAAAGAAAAAATTCATCTCGGAAATGACAGAGAAAG CCGGACCACTGCCAGAAACCAAGAATAAACG acAAGGTATTAGCAGCAAGTCCAATCCTGGAACCTCGCTCCCATCTACAGACATGCCTGCAGTTAAAGTCGACACAAAACTGGCAACTGGCAAAGTCCCACATGTCAAG GCGAAAAAGACCAATCCAG GGTTGAAGGAAGGCATTACCCCTGCAATGATCAATTCCAAACTCTCCAAACAGCAGAAAAG TGAGACTGATAGGAGTAAGAACGAAGGCCCGAAAGTCGTCATGACGAACAAGTCCAACAATGAGAAGGATCATTCTAAGGAAAAG AATGTAGCGAAGAGTCCCAAAACAAACGTGGCCTGCATCGCAGCCCTGCGGTCAGCAGTGCAGGACGGCTACGTGGCCCTCGCTGACCTTAGATGCTGGCTGGCAGAGAAGGCCTTCTCCCAGGCGCTCGCGTTGCTCCAAACGACCCCACCCAAG GACCTTGGAATCTCGACCCTGGATGAAGCGGTGTTGCACTATGGCCGTGCGTCCGCCCTGATTGAAATTGGCCAACCACAG gAACTTGGAGAGGCACTAAGAGAATTTGACATTATCAAAACCTTTGAGAAACGCACATTTGAGTGTCTTGTATACTATGGGATTGGCAGGGTATATTTTAAGGAGAACAG GTTCAAAGATGCACTGGCACATTTCACAGACTCCATGCAGATGGTCACCAAACGGATCACTCCTGGAAAACTCACCTGGCCGTTGACCAAAGAGATTGTCAAAGAAACCCAGCTGGACTACTTTAAG GAGTCACTTTTGGAATTGATGGCGTCATGTCAATTTCCACCTATGCCAGATGCAATTTGTCGCCATGGAAACTGCATTGGTCCCATAAAAACTGCGATCTACTTCACAGATCCAGATTTTAAG GGGTTCATTCGACTAGTTTGCTGCCAAGGTTGTGTTGTGGAGTATCACATTAGCTGTTGGAAAAGCCTCAAGACGACATTATTCTCCGATAGTAATGAAAAG GATTTTCTGCAACGGGACTGTTTGACTCCGGACTGCAAATCGTCAATTTGTAGCATACAAATCTATGGTTCTACTGGTCTAATTAAGTGTAAG TTTGAAACGGTCATCCGAAAGCCTGAGCGTCTGAGGAAGTTCAGAGTGAATCAGAAATGTACAAG TCTCAAGAATCTACAATCCAAGGAAGAGCGAAAGCTCAGGAGAAAACAAGCGAAGCAAGTATCCAAAGACACAATTATCACAGACAGCAACGACCGCCAAAAAGAACGAGATGCCGCCAGAGAAGAGCAGAGTTGCCAGGAAG CGGGCCCCAGCAGCGGCCGGTCCCTGCTCAGGGACCGCGGGCTGTTCCAGCTGCAGCAGAACCGAGAACTCCTGGGAGAGCGGCGGGGGGACGACCTGCCAGCCCTGGTGGCCCGCCTGATGCCCTGGGTGGAGCTGGACAGCTCCAAGGGCAACGCGGTGGCCGCCAGGATCCTGGGCATGGGGCCCTCGCAGGTGGAGACGCTGGGGCAGGTGGtggacctgctgctggagcgGGAGAACAGAGTGTGGGCCCGCGTGCTCATCGAGTTCCTCGGCGGTAGCCTGAAGTGGGCCCGGCGGCTGGACAATGAAG GTCTGAACGCCGCCCGTGTGTTCATGGAGACTCACGCAGGGCATTTGGAGTTGATTGACCCGTCCTCTCTCTTACACTTTGCGCCGATGAAAATGTTGAGGAAGTTTGAATCCCAGCCTGAGCTCCTGAGGCAGCCTGGCATCACGTTTCCGCAGTACCTAAAGGGGGCCCCTGCCCAAGACTGGAGAGTGTTTATCTGGACCCTTGAGGAGCACCGGGGCCAGTTCGAATGCTGCCACACTATGCTCGATGAGTTCTTTGATATTTTGG ACGGCGATTGCGTCATCATGAAAAAGTCTGATAATTTGAATGAAAAT AACTCACCTGTTAAGACTCGTAACAAACGCCGAAAAAAGAAACCTAAAGACcaaaag GCTGTTCTAGTCCCGTCGGGCATGAGGGGCGGCACGCAGAGACATGAGCAGGACTTCTTTGATGATGATGACTCTTT GTCATACCTGGGCTCCGGTGATCCATTCAGCGTACCCGATCACCTGCGAGATCAAGTGGCGTCTTTTGAGTCCCACTACAATCCCCCCACCCCTAAGACCATTCTGGACGACAACCCTGACCCCACCGAGGAGAGCCTGTATGA CTACTTTGCCCAAATCCTGGAGGAGCACGGCCCCCTGGGGGCCGGGGACCCCCTGCTACTGGGCCAGCTGGACCTATTCCCCCCAGAGGCTCGGCAGAGGATCCAGCGCTCGGGGGGCTTCAGGGCCTTCCTGCTGCAGTCACCGCGCTTCGTCCTGATGGGCGAGCACATCGGCCTTGACCGGCCCGCCGTCTCCCTGCAGGGAGCGTGGGGCCGCGGCCTGGACCACCGGGACAAGCTGCAGCCCCAGAGCACAGGGCGGCCCGCCACTTCATCACCGAACGATGAGTACCAACAGCTACTGTCCCTGCCGTGTCCCTACCCTTATTATGCCGACCAAACGCCCAGTAGCAGGTCAGCAAGCGCGGACTGTGTTTCAAACTCCTCTGGGACGACTGGAAGTGATGCAGGGGTGAACACCAGTCATCACTTCAACCACTCCTCAGGAAGTGACTCCGGGGACTTGGAACCGAAGAGCAGCGAG GCCTGTCGAGCCGACTGCGAGGATGTGGCGGTCAATGCAGAGTATGGG TGTGAACAACACAACGAAGTGGCGCAAAAGTGCCGGGATCTAGATCATCGGTTACAGTACCTGGAGAAGGCCGTCCAACACAAACGCACCGTGGCGGCTCTGGAGAAAGACATAGAGGAGACCAACACCAACATACAA GTGACCAATAAAGAGGTGGAGCTCTTCCAGCAGAAGCTTGAGGAGATGGTGAGGAGAGACCAGAAAGAGAAGAGGGCCAATCAGGAGGAACTCAAGGCCCTGAAGATGGAGAGCGAGGAGCTGGCGGGGCAGCAGGCCAG GCTCTCCAGAAGTCTGCAGGAGAAGCGTATCAAGTATGATAAACAGCTGAGGGACTTCTGTGATCTGAG TAATCAGTCAGCAGCAGAGAAGATGAGCCTGGAGGATGAAATAAAACGATGTCGGGATTTATGTACCAAGGCAGCTGCAAGGTCTCGGAAAGCAGAG CTGTCGACACTGGAAATCAATCAAAAGCAAAGCTTGCACTGCCTGAATAAGTCCCTCTCCGACAGCCTGGAGATTCTGCTCAAGCTAGAGGAGGTGGCCCCCAG GTATCCTCCACAGGTCATGGGCGTGTTCCAGCTGCGATGGAGGCAGTGTGTCCAGGAGGCCAGAGAGAAGATCTCCGTGGTGGAG AGTCAGTACCAGGAGCAGGCTGAGCAGGTGAAGAGGGGGGCGAGGCTGAGTGCGCTGCCCCCAATCCGCGTGCCCAATGCCCCAGAGCCCCCCGTCGCTGTG acgTTTTCATCCATCCAGAAGTTGTCTTTCGCTGAGGGCCACAACGTCCCCCTGGCTCAGAGCCAGCATCGGTCTGAACCACTGCCATGTGGGCCCTCGCAGGCCCAGTCCTGGGGGTCCACACAGGTCCAGGCTGCTGAGGCCCCCCAGGTCCCCGTCTACCCACCACCCAGCCAGAGGAACCGGCCCCTGGAGCCGCAGCAAGCCACCAAGTTTGACAAAATCCTGGAGCAGCTCGGCATCATGTTCCCCGACTACAGCAG gcaggaGTTGATGAAGTCTGTTCATACGTTTCGCCGGTCAAACGGCGGCGCTCTGACCACAGTGACCTTTGAAGACGTCATCAACGGCGTCTCTCAGATCATCCTGGACCACCAG GGGTTGGATTACAGCGCCCAGCCCCCCAACGCAGGAAGCGGTGTGCGGCAGCAGAACGGGACCTCCGCCGCCCTCCCGCCCGCCTCCCACGTCTGGCTTCCGCTGGGAACGCCCAGGCACTGCCCCACCAACGCT CTCAACATGGAGGACCCGTGTATCATCTGCCATGACGACATGCCCCcggagagtgtgtgcgtgctgcaGTGCAGGCACAGCTTCCACAAAGAG TGCATCAGGTCGTGGCTGAAGGAGCAGAGCACGTGCCCGACGTGCCGGAAGCACGCCTTGCTGCCAGAGGACTTCCCCATGCTGGCGGGGCGGTGGCCAACGGGACGCCCCGCCCCTTCCTTCTCATAG
- the ttc3 gene encoding E3 ubiquitin-protein ligase TTC3 isoform X1, which translates to MAWENSLEQIVKMSDSDSGSEYLDCGDLRRQTQRIFGHDFPVLTLHPSEETYKTWHSFPLSVRLKHGKALKVCSFWLPMVLQRQRVNSTTRWAMQVGFIDTVESDLELTHVYKIEVIESVLRALDRGCVSLDNTKHLIWISNNLNLHVPEVLDDALQWLQRTGEPNICQQVLDLGPKEICFLAIQYIFAEYAQFVQSMGVNAEGMVRALTRHHNEADKVKSEDMKTKGNTFFQKKDYGAAIKCYTQAIRHTPENHMVYANRALCYIRVEKYLKAVGDGKRATLLEPFWAKGHYRYCEALFSLKEHRKAIEANELAQFICIPSGDGLKDLVQQKKKFISEMTEKAGPLPETKNKRQGISSKSNPGTSLPSTDMPAVKVDTKLATGKVPHVKAKKTNPGLKEGITPAMINSKLSKQQKSETDRSKNEGPKVVMTNKSNNEKDHSKEKNVAKSPKTNVACIAALRSAVQDGYVALADLRCWLAEKAFSQALALLQTTPPKDLGISTLDEAVLHYGRASALIEIGQPQELGEALREFDIIKTFEKRTFECLVYYGIGRVYFKENRFKDALAHFTDSMQMVTKRITPGKLTWPLTKEIVKETQLDYFKESLLELMASCQFPPMPDAICRHGNCIGPIKTAIYFTDPDFKGFIRLVCCQGCVVEYHISCWKSLKTTLFSDSNEKDFLQRDCLTPDCKSSICSIQIYGSTGLIKCKFETVIRKPERLRKFRVNQKCTSLKNLQSKEERKLRRKQAKQVSKDTIITDSNDRQKERDAAREEQSCQEAGPSSGRSLLRDRGLFQLQQNRELLGERRGDDLPALVARLMPWVELDSSKGNAVAARILGMGPSQVETLGQVVDLLLERENRVWARVLIEFLGGSLKWARRLDNEGLNAARVFMETHAGHLELIDPSSLLHFAPMKMLRKFESQPELLRQPGITFPQYLKGAPAQDWRVFIWTLEEHRGQFECCHTMLDEFFDILDGDCVIMKKSDNLNENNSPVKTRNKRRKKKPKDQKAVLVPSGMRGGTQRHEQDFFDDDDSLSYLGSGDPFSVPDHLRDQVASFESHYNPPTPKTILDDNPDPTEESLYDYFAQILEEHGPLGAGDPLLLGQLDLFPPEARQRIQRSGGFRAFLLQSPRFVLMGEHIGLDRPAVSLQGAWGRGLDHRDKLQPQSTGRPATSSPNDEYQQLLSLPCPYPYYADQTPSSRSASADCVSNSSGTTGSDAGVNTSHHFNHSSGSDSGDLEPKSSEACRADCEDVAVNAEYGCEQHNEVAQKCRDLDHRLQYLEKAVQHKRTVAALEKDIEETNTNIQVTNKEVELFQQKLEEMVRRDQKEKRANQEELKALKMESEELAGQQARLSRSLQEKRIKYDKQLRDFCDLSNQSAAEKMSLEDEIKRCRDLCTKAAARSRKAELSTLEINQKQSLHCLNKSLSDSLEILLKLEEVAPRYPPQVMGVFQLRWRQCVQEAREKISVVESQYQEQAEQVKRGARLSALPPIRVPNAPEPPVAVTFSSIQKLSFAEGHNVPLAQSQHRSEPLPCGPSQAQSWGSTQVQAAEAPQVPVYPPPSQRNRPLEPQQATKFDKILEQLGIMFPDYSRQELMKSVHTFRRSNGGALTTVTFEDVINGVSQIILDHQGLDYSAQPPNAGSGVRQQNGTSAALPPASHVWLPLGTPRHCPTNALNMEDPCIICHDDMPPESVCVLQCRHSFHKECIRSWLKEQSTCPTCRKHALLPEDFPMLAGRWPTGRPAPSFS; encoded by the exons ATGGCGTGGGAGAACTCTCTTG AACAGATTGTCAAGATGTCAGATTCAGACTCCGGTTCTGAATATCTTGATTGCGGGGATCTCAGGAGACAGACACAACGT ATATTTGGTCATGACTTTCCAGTTTTAACCCTACATCCGTCAG aggaGACGTATAAAACGTGGCACAGCTTTCCTCTTAGTGTCAGATTGAAACATGGCAAGGCGCTGAAGGTGTGTTCCTTCTGGCTTCCCATGGTGCTGCAGCGCCAGCGGGTCAACAGCACTACCCGCTGGGCCATGCAAGTGGGCTTCATAGACACAGT tGAAAGTGACTTGGAGTTGACCCACGTGTACAAGATAGAAGTTATTGAGTCTGTTCTCAGAGCACTGGACAGAGGATGT GTCAGTTTGGACAACACCAAGCACCTGATTTGGATTAGCAATAATTTGAACTTG CATGTCCCAGAGGTACTTGATGATGCCCTACAGTGGCTACAGCGAACAGGAGAGCCCAACATCTGCCAACAAGTTCTGGATCTTGGCCCCAAAGAAATCTGCTTCCTTGCAATACAATACATCTTTGCAGAAT ACGCTCAGTTTGTTCAGTCCATGGGCGTTAATGCAGAAGGAATGGTGAGAGCCTTGACTCGTCATCACAATGAGGCCGACAAAGTG AAAAGTGAAGATATGAAAACGAAAGGGAATACATTCTTTCAAAAGAAAGATTACGGGGCTGCTATTAAGTGTTACACTCAAGCCATCAGACATAC CCCTGAGAACCATATGGTGTATGCAAACCGAGCCTTGTGTTATATCCGTGTTGAGAAATATTT AAAAGCTGTTGGAGATGGAAAACGAGCCACTTTGCTTGAGCCATTCTGGGCAAAG GGTCACTACCGTTACTGTGAGGCATTGTTCTCCCTTAAAGAGCACAGAAAAGCCATCGAAGCTAATGAATTAGCACAGTTCATTTGCATACCCAGCGGGGATGGTCTGAAGGACCTTGTGCAGCAAAAGAAAAAATTCATCTCGGAAATGACAGAGAAAG CCGGACCACTGCCAGAAACCAAGAATAAACG acAAGGTATTAGCAGCAAGTCCAATCCTGGAACCTCGCTCCCATCTACAGACATGCCTGCAGTTAAAGTCGACACAAAACTGGCAACTGGCAAAGTCCCACATGTCAAG GCGAAAAAGACCAATCCAG GGTTGAAGGAAGGCATTACCCCTGCAATGATCAATTCCAAACTCTCCAAACAGCAGAAAAG TGAGACTGATAGGAGTAAGAACGAAGGCCCGAAAGTCGTCATGACGAACAAGTCCAACAATGAGAAGGATCATTCTAAGGAAAAG AATGTAGCGAAGAGTCCCAAAACAAACGTGGCCTGCATCGCAGCCCTGCGGTCAGCAGTGCAGGACGGCTACGTGGCCCTCGCTGACCTTAGATGCTGGCTGGCAGAGAAGGCCTTCTCCCAGGCGCTCGCGTTGCTCCAAACGACCCCACCCAAG GACCTTGGAATCTCGACCCTGGATGAAGCGGTGTTGCACTATGGCCGTGCGTCCGCCCTGATTGAAATTGGCCAACCACAG gAACTTGGAGAGGCACTAAGAGAATTTGACATTATCAAAACCTTTGAGAAACGCACATTTGAGTGTCTTGTATACTATGGGATTGGCAGGGTATATTTTAAGGAGAACAG GTTCAAAGATGCACTGGCACATTTCACAGACTCCATGCAGATGGTCACCAAACGGATCACTCCTGGAAAACTCACCTGGCCGTTGACCAAAGAGATTGTCAAAGAAACCCAGCTGGACTACTTTAAG GAGTCACTTTTGGAATTGATGGCGTCATGTCAATTTCCACCTATGCCAGATGCAATTTGTCGCCATGGAAACTGCATTGGTCCCATAAAAACTGCGATCTACTTCACAGATCCAGATTTTAAG GGGTTCATTCGACTAGTTTGCTGCCAAGGTTGTGTTGTGGAGTATCACATTAGCTGTTGGAAAAGCCTCAAGACGACATTATTCTCCGATAGTAATGAAAAG GATTTTCTGCAACGGGACTGTTTGACTCCGGACTGCAAATCGTCAATTTGTAGCATACAAATCTATGGTTCTACTGGTCTAATTAAGTGTAAG TTTGAAACGGTCATCCGAAAGCCTGAGCGTCTGAGGAAGTTCAGAGTGAATCAGAAATGTACAAG TCTCAAGAATCTACAATCCAAGGAAGAGCGAAAGCTCAGGAGAAAACAAGCGAAGCAAGTATCCAAAGACACAATTATCACAGACAGCAACGACCGCCAAAAAGAACGAGATGCCGCCAGAGAAGAGCAGAGTTGCCAGGAAG CGGGCCCCAGCAGCGGCCGGTCCCTGCTCAGGGACCGCGGGCTGTTCCAGCTGCAGCAGAACCGAGAACTCCTGGGAGAGCGGCGGGGGGACGACCTGCCAGCCCTGGTGGCCCGCCTGATGCCCTGGGTGGAGCTGGACAGCTCCAAGGGCAACGCGGTGGCCGCCAGGATCCTGGGCATGGGGCCCTCGCAGGTGGAGACGCTGGGGCAGGTGGtggacctgctgctggagcgGGAGAACAGAGTGTGGGCCCGCGTGCTCATCGAGTTCCTCGGCGGTAGCCTGAAGTGGGCCCGGCGGCTGGACAATGAAG GTCTGAACGCCGCCCGTGTGTTCATGGAGACTCACGCAGGGCATTTGGAGTTGATTGACCCGTCCTCTCTCTTACACTTTGCGCCGATGAAAATGTTGAGGAAGTTTGAATCCCAGCCTGAGCTCCTGAGGCAGCCTGGCATCACGTTTCCGCAGTACCTAAAGGGGGCCCCTGCCCAAGACTGGAGAGTGTTTATCTGGACCCTTGAGGAGCACCGGGGCCAGTTCGAATGCTGCCACACTATGCTCGATGAGTTCTTTGATATTTTGG ACGGCGATTGCGTCATCATGAAAAAGTCTGATAATTTGAATGAAAAT AACTCACCTGTTAAGACTCGTAACAAACGCCGAAAAAAGAAACCTAAAGACcaaaag GCTGTTCTAGTCCCGTCGGGCATGAGGGGCGGCACGCAGAGACATGAGCAGGACTTCTTTGATGATGATGACTCTTT GTCATACCTGGGCTCCGGTGATCCATTCAGCGTACCCGATCACCTGCGAGATCAAGTGGCGTCTTTTGAGTCCCACTACAATCCCCCCACCCCTAAGACCATTCTGGACGACAACCCTGACCCCACCGAGGAGAGCCTGTATGA CTACTTTGCCCAAATCCTGGAGGAGCACGGCCCCCTGGGGGCCGGGGACCCCCTGCTACTGGGCCAGCTGGACCTATTCCCCCCAGAGGCTCGGCAGAGGATCCAGCGCTCGGGGGGCTTCAGGGCCTTCCTGCTGCAGTCACCGCGCTTCGTCCTGATGGGCGAGCACATCGGCCTTGACCGGCCCGCCGTCTCCCTGCAGGGAGCGTGGGGCCGCGGCCTGGACCACCGGGACAAGCTGCAGCCCCAGAGCACAGGGCGGCCCGCCACTTCATCACCGAACGATGAGTACCAACAGCTACTGTCCCTGCCGTGTCCCTACCCTTATTATGCCGACCAAACGCCCAGTAGCAGGTCAGCAAGCGCGGACTGTGTTTCAAACTCCTCTGGGACGACTGGAAGTGATGCAGGGGTGAACACCAGTCATCACTTCAACCACTCCTCAGGAAGTGACTCCGGGGACTTGGAACCGAAGAGCAGCGAG GCCTGTCGAGCCGACTGCGAGGATGTGGCGGTCAATGCAGAGTATGGG TGTGAACAACACAACGAAGTGGCGCAAAAGTGCCGGGATCTAGATCATCGGTTACAGTACCTGGAGAAGGCCGTCCAACACAAACGCACCGTGGCGGCTCTGGAGAAAGACATAGAGGAGACCAACACCAACATACAA GTGACCAATAAAGAGGTGGAGCTCTTCCAGCAGAAGCTTGAGGAGATGGTGAGGAGAGACCAGAAAGAGAAGAGGGCCAATCAGGAGGAACTCAAGGCCCTGAAGATGGAGAGCGAGGAGCTGGCGGGGCAGCAGGCCAG GCTCTCCAGAAGTCTGCAGGAGAAGCGTATCAAGTATGATAAACAGCTGAGGGACTTCTGTGATCTGAG TAATCAGTCAGCAGCAGAGAAGATGAGCCTGGAGGATGAAATAAAACGATGTCGGGATTTATGTACCAAGGCAGCTGCAAGGTCTCGGAAAGCAGAG CTGTCGACACTGGAAATCAATCAAAAGCAAAGCTTGCACTGCCTGAATAAGTCCCTCTCCGACAGCCTGGAGATTCTGCTCAAGCTAGAGGAGGTGGCCCCCAG GTATCCTCCACAGGTCATGGGCGTGTTCCAGCTGCGATGGAGGCAGTGTGTCCAGGAGGCCAGAGAGAAGATCTCCGTGGTGGAG AGTCAGTACCAGGAGCAGGCTGAGCAGGTGAAGAGGGGGGCGAGGCTGAGTGCGCTGCCCCCAATCCGCGTGCCCAATGCCCCAGAGCCCCCCGTCGCTGTG acgTTTTCATCCATCCAGAAGTTGTCTTTCGCTGAGGGCCACAACGTCCCCCTGGCTCAGAGCCAGCATCGGTCTGAACCACTGCCATGTGGGCCCTCGCAGGCCCAGTCCTGGGGGTCCACACAGGTCCAGGCTGCTGAGGCCCCCCAGGTCCCCGTCTACCCACCACCCAGCCAGAGGAACCGGCCCCTGGAGCCGCAGCAAGCCACCAAGTTTGACAAAATCCTGGAGCAGCTCGGCATCATGTTCCCCGACTACAGCAG gcaggaGTTGATGAAGTCTGTTCATACGTTTCGCCGGTCAAACGGCGGCGCTCTGACCACAGTGACCTTTGAAGACGTCATCAACGGCGTCTCTCAGATCATCCTGGACCACCAG GGGTTGGATTACAGCGCCCAGCCCCCCAACGCAGGAAGCGGTGTGCGGCAGCAGAACGGGACCTCCGCCGCCCTCCCGCCCGCCTCCCACGTCTGGCTTCCGCTGGGAACGCCCAGGCACTGCCCCACCAACGCT CTCAACATGGAGGACCCGTGTATCATCTGCCATGACGACATGCCCCcggagagtgtgtgcgtgctgcaGTGCAGGCACAGCTTCCACAAAGAG TGCATCAGGTCGTGGCTGAAGGAGCAGAGCACGTGCCCGACGTGCCGGAAGCACGCCTTGCTGCCAGAGGACTTCCCCATGCTGGCGGGGCGGTGGCCAACGGGACGCCCCGCCCCTTCCTTCTCATAG